DNA sequence from the Brachybacterium sp. P6-10-X1 genome:
GATCCACTGCCCGTTGGTGACGGCGTTCTTGTAGGTGCGCTCCTCGTTCCACCAGATGCCGCCGCCGCAGGTGCTCGGATCCCAGAAGTCCTTCATGAACTCGCCGATGGTGACGGCCATGTCCAGGTACTTCTGGTCCCCGGTGAGGTCGTATGTGGTGATCCAGGTCAGCGCCCACCAGCCGGAGTCGTCGATGGCCCGACTGGTGAAATTGCCGTAGATCTCGTCCCCCGACAGCTCCCCGGCGGGGAAGGGCCCCTTGTTCCGCTCGAAGGTGTGGTCGAGCTGGGCGACGTAGCGGCGGTCGCCGCTGCGCAGCATGTAGTCGCCGACGGTCTGCAGGGCGACCGCGGAGTTCCACCAGCTCGAGGGGAACCAGGCCTTGTCCTGGTCGTAGTCCCCCATCAGGACGTCGGCGGCGACCCGCGCCCGCGCAAGAGCCTGCGGCCCGTGGGCCCGCGGGGGCCCAGGGGGCGCGGCGTGCGCTGCGGAGGCCGCTCCGAGCGCGGGGAGAGCGGCGGCGGTCAGGGTGACGAGGGTGCGGCGGGACATGGTCATGGACGGGGCTCCCGATCGTGGCGCTCGGTCCTTGAGCGCGGCGTATACCGTGAGCGTTCACGGTCGCCGTCGAGCATGACACCGGTCACACCCGGCGTCAATCGTCCCCGAACCTCCTCGCCCTGCCGGAGGCCGACGGGAGGACCGGCCGCTACTGCTCGTCGAGGTACCGCAGCACCGCCCGCACCCGACGGCTGGTCTGTTCGTCGCCGCTGAGCTCGAACTTGTCGAAGATCGCGCTGATCGCCTTCTCGACCGTGGACAGGGAGAGGAACAACCGCTCGGCGATCCCGCGGTTGGACAGCCCTTCGGCCATGGCCTCGAGCACCTCGACCTCGCGCGGCGTGAGCCGGCTGATCACCCGACGCTGCTCGGGGCTGCGCAGCAGGGCCCGCACCACGGCCGGGTCGATGACGGTGCCGCCGGAGGCGACGGTGTGGACGGCAGCCAGGAAGCTGTCGATCTCGGTGATGCGGTCCTTGAGCAGGTATCCGATGCCGGGAGTGTCGGCGCCGAGCAGGTCGCTGGCGTATTCGCGGGCCACGTACTGGGAGAGCATCAGCACGCCGACGTCCGGGTGCTCCCGCTTGATCCGCAGCGCCGCGAGCAGTCCCTCGTTGGTGTGGCTGGGCGGCATGCGCACGTCGACGATGGCCAGCTGCGGCCGGTGGTGCGCGACCTCCTCCAGCAGGGTGTCCCCGTCCCCCACGGAGGCGAGCACCTCGATGCCCTCGTCGACCAGGAGGCTGCGCACGCCCTCGCGCAGCAGCACGGCGTCGTCGGCGAGGACGACGCGCAGCGGCGCGCTGCCACCGGGGCCGTCGGGAAGGATCATGTCCGGCTCACTCAGGTCCTTCTCCCTCATGTCGGGCGCACGTCGGCACGGTTCAATCACGGGGGAACTCCGCCGTGATCGTGGTCGGTCCGCCGAGCGGGCTGTCCACGCTCACGCTACCGTCCAGCGCCGCCACCCGGCGGGCAAGGCCCTGCAGTCCCCCGCCCTCGGGATCCGCGCCGCCGATGCCGTCGTCGGTGACCGTCAGCCGGAGCACGTGGCGGCCGGCTCCCTGGATCGTGGCCAGGGTGATGTCCACCCGGGAGGCGCCGGCGTGCTTGACGACGTTGGTCACCGCCTCGCGGGCCACGAAGTACGCGGCCGATTCGACAGCCTGCGGAAGCTCGTCGTCCAGGTGGAGGTCGAGATGCACCGGCACGGGACTGGTCTCTGCGACGCCGTCGAGCGCGGAGGCGAGACCGTGCTCGTCCAGCGCGGTGGGGTAGATCCGCCAGGCCACCTGCCGCACCTCCTCGATGAGGGCCTGGGACTGCGTGTGGGCCTGGTCGAGCAGTGCCGCGGAGCGCTCCGGGTCACCGGCGCGGCGGGCGCGGGCGAGGGTGACCGAGAGGGAGACGACGTTCTGCTGGACGCCGTCGTGCAGGTCGCGTTCGATGCGGCGGCGCTCGTCGTCGATCGCGACCACCACCCCGCGTCGGGTGGTCAGCAGTCGGCTGATGCGGCTGTCCATCGCGTCGGTGCGCAGCACCGAGGTCCACCGCCGCAGGAGCATGGTCTGCAGCCAGACGACGAACTCGGCGTACAGCGCCGCGGCGAGCAGGCTCGAGGTGCCGAAGATCAGCAGCACGGCCGGGGCGGGGCGGCTGATCGCCCACAGATCGAACTCGATGATCACCGGACTGCCGTAGAGGGATTGGGCGAGGCTGCCCAGCACCACGGCGGCGACCAGTATCAGCAGATCCGCCATCACGTATCCCAGCACGCCGGCGAGGGTGCCGTGCAAGAGCGACCGTCGGCCGCCGAGGAAAGCGCCGGTCGAGTCCTCCAGCTGCAGGCGGTAGGCCCAGCCCAGACGAGCCAGCTCCCAGCGGCGCACGCGGCGGAACGGGCCGCGCCAGCGCACCAGCTGCGCCACGGCGGTCAGGACCAGCAGCGGTCCCAGCAGCAGGCCCAGCAGTGCCCCGGCGACATGGCGCAGCGAGCGTCGCGCGAGCCGCGTGGGCTCGCGGGGCAGCTGGATGCCGGAGAGGTCGGGCAGGCGCATGGAGGCTCCGGGGCAGGAGGGGACGACGCCGAGCGGCGTCGCTGTGCAAGCTACCAACGACGGTGTGCTCCCGGGCAGCTGGCGTCCTGCACGGGCGGATGAGGTTTCCCGTAATCATTCTGCCGGTCCGCCAGGTTCTGCCCCGCCCGTGGGCTCCGTAGCGTCTCGAGCGACTCGTCACCCATCTTTGGAGATCTCCTCATGGACGCCGTGCTGCAGCTGGCCGAGACCCTGCTGGCCTCCCCCTGGCTCTACCTGCTCGTGATCGTCCTGACCACGTTCGACGGTCTGCTGCCCGTGGTCCCCGCCGAGACCGTGGTGCTCACCGCAGCGGCCTACGCCGTCAGCGGGCAGCCCGATGTCCTGCTGCTCGTCCTCGCTGCCTGGACCGGCGCAGTGGCCGGGGACGTGGCCGCGCATCATCTCGGCCGCGGTGCCGGCCCGCTGGCACGCTGGGCCCGGCGACGCCGATGGATCGGCTCGTTGCTGGGGAGGGCCGAGAGGGAGCTGATGGCACGGGGCGGGATGCTGATCGTCTCGGCGCGGTTCGTTCCCGGCGGACGCACCGCCACCAATGTGGCCTCCGGAGTGGTCGGCTACCCGCGCCGGCGTTTCGCCGCGTTCGCGGCGCTCGCCGCCGCGCTGTGGTCCGTCTACTACGTCGGCATCGGGATGCTCGGCGGTCTCGCCTTCCGCGATCAGCCGCTGTGGGGAGTGGGCCTCGGGATCGGCATGGCGCTGGCTGTCGGCGGCTCCATCGAGGCGGTGCGGACACTGCGACGGCGCCGCCGCGAGAGGATCAGTCGTCCGCGGCCCGCAGAGCGCGCCGCTTGTCCTGCACCTGTGCGAGGCGCGTGAGGATCTCCTGGTACCGCTCCGGGTCCGACGGGTCGGTGCGCTGCAGGCGCTGCTTGAGCACGGAGTACTCCCGGGTGATGGACAGCTCGGTGAGCCGGTCCAGCAGGGAGCCGGCGAGGCGCTGCAGCCCGGCCTCGTCCCGGGCGGGAAGATCGAGGTTCGCGATCTCGACGATCAGCGGGCGCACCGTCTCCCCGGCGATCTCGAGGACCTGCTCGAGGTACCGAGCCGGATGCAGCGTGCCGATCACGGCATCGAGCAGGGTCCCGGCGGCCAACATCACGTCCCAGACCCCCTGCAGGGCCGGCACATGGAAGGCGTCGTCCGGCAACGCGGCGACCTGGTCGTTCCGAAGCAGGTGCGGAGCCTGCATCATCACCGCCAGCGACTGGGTCTCGACCTGCCCGACGGGGTCGCGGGGGCTGACCACGTCCGCCAGACGGGCCGGGGCGATGAGGCCAGGCTCCTCCGGAGACTCGTCCGCCGCGCCGGGGAGCTGCGTGGACGGCCGTTCTTCGGACCCCGGGCCGGCGCGGCCGGAGCTGCGGGCGGCGTCGTGCACGGCGCGCAGCACGGTGCGCTCGTCCATCCCCAGCCAACCCGACAGTCGCCTCGCGTACTCGGGGCGCATCGCGCGGTCGCGGATCCGGGCCACCACGGGCGCGGCCATCCGCAACCCGGCGACCTGGCCTTCGACGGTGTCGAGGTCCACCTGGGCGATGGCGGAGCGGATCGCGAACTCGAACAGCGGTTTGCGGGAGTCGATGAGATCGACGACCGCCTGGTCGCCCTGGCTGATCCGGAGGTCGCAGGGGTCCATGCCGCTCCCTTCCACGGCCACGTAGGTCTGGGCGACGAACCGCTGGTCCTCCTCGAAGGCGCGCAGGGCGGCTTTCTGCCCGGCCTCGTCGCCGTCGAAGGTGAACACGACCTCGCCGCCCAGGCCGCGTCCGTCGGTGTTCAGCCGCAGCCCGGCATTGGGGTTCGAGTCCCCCATCACGCGCCGGACGATCTTGACGTGCTCGGAGCCGAAGGCGGTGCCGCAGGAGGCCACCGCGGTGGGGACCCCGGCCAGATGCGCGGCCATCACGTCGGTGTATCCCTCGACGACGACCACGCGTCGCTCGGCCGCGATGTCCTTGCGTGCCAGGTCCAGGCCGTACAGCACGGTGGACTTGTGGTAGATCGCGGTCTCGGGCGTGTTGAGGTACTTGGGGCCCTTGTCCGACTCCAGCAGGCGCCGGGCCCCGAAGCCGATCGTGTTGCCGGTGATGTCGCGGATGGGCCAGATCAGCCGGCCGCGGAAGCGGTCGTAGACCCCGCGCTGGCCCTGCGAGACGATCCCGCTGGCGGTCAGCTCCTCCTCGGTGAAGCCCCGCCCCCGCAGCACGGTCGTCATCGAGTCCCAGCCCTCGGGGGCGAAGCCCACGCCGAAGCGCTCGGCGGCGGCCCGGTCGAAGCCGCGCTCGGCGAGGAAGCGGCGGCCGATCTCGGCGCCCGGGGTGTCCAGCTGCTCGCGGTAGTACTCCTCCGCGATCGCGTGCGCGTCCAGCAGGCGACGCCGGGTGCCGAAGTCGGGGCGCTCCCCCCTGCCGCCCCCGGAGTCCTCGTAGGTCAGCTGGACACCGTAGCGGCCGGCCAGCAGCTCGACCGCCTCG
Encoded proteins:
- a CDS encoding response regulator, coding for MREKDLSEPDMILPDGPGGSAPLRVVLADDAVLLREGVRSLLVDEGIEVLASVGDGDTLLEEVAHHRPQLAIVDVRMPPSHTNEGLLAALRIKREHPDVGVLMLSQYVAREYASDLLGADTPGIGYLLKDRITEIDSFLAAVHTVASGGTVIDPAVVRALLRSPEQRRVISRLTPREVEVLEAMAEGLSNRGIAERLFLSLSTVEKAISAIFDKFELSGDEQTSRRVRAVLRYLDEQ
- a CDS encoding sensor histidine kinase, whose product is MRLPDLSGIQLPREPTRLARRSLRHVAGALLGLLLGPLLVLTAVAQLVRWRGPFRRVRRWELARLGWAYRLQLEDSTGAFLGGRRSLLHGTLAGVLGYVMADLLILVAAVVLGSLAQSLYGSPVIIEFDLWAISRPAPAVLLIFGTSSLLAAALYAEFVVWLQTMLLRRWTSVLRTDAMDSRISRLLTTRRGVVVAIDDERRRIERDLHDGVQQNVVSLSVTLARARRAGDPERSAALLDQAHTQSQALIEEVRQVAWRIYPTALDEHGLASALDGVAETSPVPVHLDLHLDDELPQAVESAAYFVAREAVTNVVKHAGASRVDITLATIQGAGRHVLRLTVTDDGIGGADPEGGGLQGLARRVAALDGSVSVDSPLGGPTTITAEFPRD
- a CDS encoding DedA family protein, yielding MDAVLQLAETLLASPWLYLLVIVLTTFDGLLPVVPAETVVLTAAAYAVSGQPDVLLLVLAAWTGAVAGDVAAHHLGRGAGPLARWARRRRWIGSLLGRAERELMARGGMLIVSARFVPGGRTATNVASGVVGYPRRRFAAFAALAAALWSVYYVGIGMLGGLAFRDQPLWGVGLGIGMALAVGGSIEAVRTLRRRRRERISRPRPAERAACPAPVRGA
- the dnaG gene encoding DNA primase; its protein translation is MAPGLIRRSDVDLVRERSRLDEVVSEHVTLRTAGIGSMKGLCPFHDEKTPSFNIRPQLGHWHCFGCGEGGDVISFVQKINHLSFVEAVELLAGRYGVQLTYEDSGGGRGERPDFGTRRRLLDAHAIAEEYYREQLDTPGAEIGRRFLAERGFDRAAAERFGVGFAPEGWDSMTTVLRGRGFTEEELTASGIVSQGQRGVYDRFRGRLIWPIRDITGNTIGFGARRLLESDKGPKYLNTPETAIYHKSTVLYGLDLARKDIAAERRVVVVEGYTDVMAAHLAGVPTAVASCGTAFGSEHVKIVRRVMGDSNPNAGLRLNTDGRGLGGEVVFTFDGDEAGQKAALRAFEEDQRFVAQTYVAVEGSGMDPCDLRISQGDQAVVDLIDSRKPLFEFAIRSAIAQVDLDTVEGQVAGLRMAAPVVARIRDRAMRPEYARRLSGWLGMDERTVLRAVHDAARSSGRAGPGSEERPSTQLPGAADESPEEPGLIAPARLADVVSPRDPVGQVETQSLAVMMQAPHLLRNDQVAALPDDAFHVPALQGVWDVMLAAGTLLDAVIGTLHPARYLEQVLEIAGETVRPLIVEIANLDLPARDEAGLQRLAGSLLDRLTELSITREYSVLKQRLQRTDPSDPERYQEILTRLAQVQDKRRALRAADD